From the genome of Sphingobacterium kitahiroshimense, one region includes:
- a CDS encoding SusC/RagA family TonB-linked outer membrane protein, which produces MNANKPYINKFWKYLQKLFKPKGADVLVINKMLLLGLFITFHMLSSAQTSRKDSGVNGSLRHEITGRVISATDGTPMQGVSIRVDAENLRITTAKDGIFELTVRNRKGKIKFTNVGYRTQEINYTAGVSLTVKLIPEDNKLDEVKVVSTGYQKIPKERATGSFEFVDNKLFNRKVSTDFVSRLEDVVPGISSIKTVNNRGNIININVRGLSTIGPNKWPLVVIDGVPYENRGADYGKGSFNNINPNDIESVTVLKDAAAASIWGAQSGNGVIVITTKRGKFNERTQLSFNSNISIKAKPDLYYYPQMATSDYIDAQQYLFDQGKYNSWFKDKFYNPQPALWLMYNKRNGDISESQFNTELVKMKNRDVRDDFLKYIYRNAVNQQYHAQLQSGGEKVSTLFSAGYDKNLNDEITSSDSRLNLKSSTQFKPIKNMVLDIGVLYTESKNKESFLPVGYNRLGIGVRNYPYMQLADESGNPVEVNVGGYNPTFRDTVAGGRLLDWSYYPLGQLNETKQTQRVNEFFTTMSAGYSFDFGLKLNLLYAYQRSSSKFEAWRGIGAMEQRDAINRFASWDAKTVTWRVPVGDYFTVVDWNNQTHHSRATAEFNRKWSDKHELSLFSGTEIRAIKKNVTSSQYHGFNTETGSFKSVPFGVEVPLLNGIMGVSTIDDLNHYELFQNNFYSYFANVGYTYLERYLVSGSYRKDASNLFGVKSNDRGQPFWSIGGAWVISKEPFMQNMLFDYLKLRGTYGYNGNVNNSVSAYPIISIQSETHFITNQNYGMITTPPNPKLRWERVGITNLGLDFALKGNRISGSVEYYVKNGKDLIASDRVDPSTGFTTLMVNSGNIRTKGWDISLNAIPFQKKNWTWNSNLVLTYARTKVLKSYIANENGKDFISSAQSSARTAIEGMDLYSQLGYKWAGLDPETGDARAYLNGEVSKDYNAILALKVNDLENFGSTVPLYSGSWRNSIRYKSLEFSWNISYQLGHKFLRNSFDNSLFLNSDIGHKDYKVRWQKPGDELITDVPVFKYPADLGSQVFMRSSALLENGGQIKLRDIQMSIDIPFASRFKLKNCKVYAYVQNVGIIWRGNKLGIDTEYGSNIPDARMCSVGLSFNL; this is translated from the coding sequence ATGAACGCCAATAAACCATATATAAATAAGTTTTGGAAATATCTCCAAAAGCTTTTCAAACCAAAAGGAGCAGATGTACTGGTGATCAATAAGATGCTTCTATTAGGTTTATTCATAACCTTTCATATGTTAAGTAGCGCTCAGACATCCCGCAAGGACAGCGGGGTGAATGGGTCTTTAAGACATGAAATTACTGGTCGTGTGATATCTGCTACAGATGGTACACCGATGCAAGGGGTATCTATCCGTGTAGATGCTGAAAACTTAAGGATTACAACCGCTAAGGATGGAATTTTTGAATTGACGGTCAGGAACCGAAAAGGAAAGATCAAGTTTACGAATGTCGGTTACAGAACACAGGAAATCAATTATACCGCAGGAGTATCATTAACTGTAAAATTGATACCTGAAGATAATAAACTGGATGAAGTGAAGGTTGTATCGACTGGTTACCAGAAAATACCTAAAGAGCGGGCTACCGGAAGTTTTGAGTTTGTGGATAATAAACTGTTTAATAGAAAAGTCTCGACAGATTTTGTGAGTAGATTAGAGGATGTGGTGCCCGGGATATCATCCATAAAAACGGTTAATAACCGAGGAAATATAATAAATATCAACGTTCGTGGATTGAGTACAATTGGTCCAAATAAATGGCCTTTGGTAGTCATTGATGGAGTTCCTTACGAAAATAGAGGTGCTGATTATGGTAAAGGTTCTTTTAATAACATTAATCCAAATGATATTGAAAGTGTTACTGTTCTAAAGGATGCCGCCGCCGCTTCGATTTGGGGTGCTCAGTCTGGAAACGGTGTTATTGTAATTACGACTAAGCGTGGAAAGTTTAATGAACGCACACAGCTGAGTTTCAATTCTAATATCAGTATTAAGGCTAAGCCCGATCTGTATTATTACCCACAGATGGCTACATCAGATTACATCGATGCACAACAGTATTTATTTGATCAAGGTAAGTACAACAGCTGGTTTAAAGATAAATTTTATAATCCTCAACCTGCATTGTGGTTGATGTACAATAAAAGGAACGGTGATATATCTGAATCGCAATTTAATACTGAGTTGGTTAAAATGAAAAATAGGGATGTGCGTGATGATTTCTTGAAATATATCTATCGTAATGCAGTTAATCAACAATACCATGCACAGCTACAATCTGGAGGTGAGAAAGTCAGTACATTATTTTCTGCTGGTTATGATAAAAACTTAAATGATGAGATAACCTCGTCTGACAGCCGGTTGAATCTTAAATCGAGTACCCAGTTCAAACCTATTAAAAATATGGTACTGGATATCGGTGTGCTGTATACTGAAAGTAAAAATAAAGAATCTTTTTTACCTGTGGGATATAACAGACTTGGCATTGGTGTTAGAAATTATCCATATATGCAGTTAGCGGATGAAAGTGGGAATCCAGTAGAGGTAAATGTTGGTGGGTATAATCCTACTTTTCGGGATACAGTAGCCGGAGGACGTTTATTGGACTGGTCCTATTATCCATTGGGGCAGCTGAATGAAACGAAGCAAACGCAACGCGTGAATGAGTTTTTTACCACCATGAGTGCAGGTTATTCGTTTGATTTTGGGTTGAAATTAAATCTACTTTATGCATATCAGCGTTCATCTAGTAAATTTGAGGCGTGGAGAGGTATTGGCGCTATGGAACAACGCGATGCTATCAATCGATTTGCAAGTTGGGATGCCAAAACAGTGACCTGGAGAGTACCTGTCGGGGATTATTTTACGGTAGTAGATTGGAATAATCAAACACATCACAGCCGTGCCACAGCTGAATTCAATAGAAAATGGAGTGATAAACATGAGCTGTCTTTATTTTCAGGTACAGAGATTAGGGCAATTAAGAAAAATGTAACTTCCAGCCAATATCACGGCTTTAATACGGAGACAGGATCATTTAAATCCGTCCCGTTTGGTGTTGAAGTGCCCCTATTAAATGGAATCATGGGCGTATCTACAATTGATGATTTAAATCATTATGAACTTTTTCAAAATAATTTCTATTCCTATTTTGCTAATGTCGGCTATACGTATTTAGAACGATATTTAGTAAGCGGATCTTACAGAAAAGATGCTTCCAATCTTTTTGGCGTCAAAAGTAACGATAGAGGGCAACCGTTCTGGTCAATTGGTGGGGCATGGGTCATATCTAAAGAACCGTTTATGCAAAATATGCTATTTGACTACTTAAAGCTAAGAGGTACTTATGGTTATAATGGTAATGTCAACAATAGTGTCTCTGCTTATCCTATTATTTCTATCCAGAGCGAAACTCATTTTATCACTAATCAAAACTACGGGATGATTACGACACCTCCCAATCCAAAGCTGCGCTGGGAAAGGGTAGGCATCACAAATCTGGGACTTGACTTTGCACTCAAAGGAAATCGGATTTCTGGCAGTGTGGAGTATTATGTGAAAAATGGAAAAGATCTCATCGCTTCAGATCGGGTTGATCCGAGTACCGGTTTTACGACCCTGATGGTTAATAGTGGAAATATCCGTACCAAAGGTTGGGACATTTCTTTAAATGCTATTCCTTTCCAAAAAAAGAATTGGACATGGAATAGTAATCTGGTTTTAACTTATGCACGTACAAAAGTGTTGAAATCTTATATCGCAAATGAGAATGGAAAGGATTTTATTAGTTCAGCCCAGTCCAGCGCAAGGACCGCTATTGAAGGTATGGATCTATACAGCCAATTGGGGTATAAATGGGCGGGTCTTGATCCTGAGACCGGTGATGCAAGAGCTTATTTAAATGGTGAAGTGTCCAAAGATTATAATGCCATTTTAGCGTTGAAAGTAAATGATCTTGAAAACTTTGGGTCTACCGTGCCATTATATTCCGGAAGCTGGCGAAATAGTATTCGCTATAAATCTTTAGAGTTCTCCTGGAATATCTCTTATCAGCTAGGACATAAATTTCTGCGTAATTCCTTTGATAACAGCTTGTTTTTGAACAGTGATATTGGGCACAAAGATTATAAGGTTCGCTGGCAGAAGCCAGGGGATGAGTTGATAACAGATGTGCCTGTTTTTAAATATCCTGCAGACCTAGGAAGTCAAGTGTTTATGCGATCATCCGCCTTATTGGAAAATGGTGGTCAGATCAAATTAAGGGATATCCAGATGAGTATTGATATTCCTTTTGCATCTCGATTTAAACTGAAAAATTGTAAGGTATATGCTTATGTTCAGAATGTTGGTATTATTTGGCGAGGTAACAAGTTGGGTATCGATACCGAGTATGGCTCCAATATACCTGATGCAAGGATGTGTTCTGTAGGGCTAAGTTTTAATCTTTAA
- a CDS encoding RagB/SusD family nutrient uptake outer membrane protein: protein MKIYIYICSIYAIISLCCCTEFLEVKPDIKMVIPKNLEDAELLLNDYSTMNTAYPVYGEWSADEYYVLKEIFDARLNFDQRNTYTWMDIMYDDAVQWQRPYKAIFNANQVLEIIEKSEDKAASERVSNLTGIAHFFRAFAFHQLVEVFAPAYREATASTEMGIPLRLTPGIDEPSSRASVQSTYDQIIKDYRVAIYSLPINEGIKGRPSRASAYAGLARTFLVMEKFAEAYAYADSCLQLKNELIDFKDLNSNNSLPIVRFNVEVLFPAISANAGPMNLNNGLVDSMLYKSYLPTDLRKVVFFQANTYPLNSFGYKGSYDNSMANLFVGLTTSEVYLIKAEAGTRIGKVDEALSALNTLGEKRFERNKYIPFTERNPTLLLSLILQERQKELVFRGRRWSDLKRLNLDPRFQKTLKREMHGVIYNLEPNSSKYAYRLPEIVVNNGKIPQNIR from the coding sequence ATGAAAATATATATTTATATCTGTAGCATTTATGCGATAATATCACTCTGTTGTTGCACCGAATTTTTGGAAGTTAAACCGGATATTAAAATGGTTATCCCGAAGAATCTGGAAGATGCTGAACTTTTGCTCAATGATTATAGTACTATGAACACAGCATATCCGGTATATGGGGAATGGTCTGCTGATGAATATTATGTTTTGAAAGAAATATTTGATGCGCGCTTAAATTTTGATCAACGTAATACTTATACCTGGATGGATATTATGTATGATGATGCTGTACAGTGGCAAAGACCCTATAAAGCTATTTTCAATGCCAATCAGGTATTGGAGATTATTGAAAAATCTGAAGATAAGGCCGCTTCTGAAAGGGTGAGTAATTTGACAGGTATAGCACATTTCTTTCGGGCATTTGCTTTTCATCAATTGGTAGAAGTGTTTGCTCCAGCATATCGGGAAGCAACAGCGTCTACTGAAATGGGTATTCCTTTGCGGTTGACTCCGGGTATAGATGAACCTTCTTCTCGTGCTTCTGTACAATCAACTTACGATCAGATTATAAAAGATTACAGAGTGGCAATTTATAGCTTACCTATTAATGAAGGGATAAAGGGACGTCCTTCGCGGGCAAGTGCTTATGCTGGTCTGGCAAGAACGTTTCTGGTAATGGAGAAATTTGCTGAAGCTTATGCCTATGCAGATTCTTGTCTGCAACTGAAAAATGAACTGATTGATTTTAAAGATTTGAACAGTAATAACAGTTTACCTATAGTAAGATTTAATGTGGAGGTGCTATTTCCAGCTATATCTGCAAATGCAGGACCTATGAATCTTAATAATGGTTTGGTTGATAGTATGCTGTACAAAAGTTATTTGCCCACAGATTTGAGAAAAGTTGTTTTCTTTCAAGCAAATACTTATCCGTTAAACTCATTTGGCTATAAAGGGAGCTATGATAATTCAATGGCCAATCTTTTTGTGGGGCTTACCACAAGTGAAGTCTATTTGATCAAGGCTGAGGCTGGTACAAGAATTGGAAAAGTTGATGAAGCATTATCGGCATTAAATACTTTGGGTGAAAAGCGATTTGAACGAAATAAATATATTCCTTTTACTGAGCGAAATCCAACATTGTTATTATCTCTTATCTTACAAGAAAGGCAAAAGGAATTGGTCTTCCGCGGTCGCCGCTGGTCTGACCTGAAAAGATTGAACCTTGATCCTAGATTTCAAAAAACGTTGAAGCGAGAGATGCATGGAGTAATTTATAATCTAGAACCTAATAGTAGCAAATATGCCTATAGACTTCCAGAAATTGTAGTAAATAATGGTAAAATACCACAAAATATCCGTTAA
- a CDS encoding TlpA family protein disulfide reductase, which yields MKYIKLMALVCLMFMSALFTNAQSVKKIDLSKALHIGDDFAPPNAVQHMRGADKSIDLKKLNDKVVILDFFDTSCGTCIHTMPKLQKIQDRLKDKLQIITVAWQNRATLVKFFEQNEFLKDSKVNLPVIYSDLYLKERFPHQSVPHVVFLFKGKVQAIAGSDFITDENILDLYNTGFINLPLKDDFGRGDLMGLDKNQVQIKGMSKLSGYQNGVPFESFRRQKDSITGLQKTSFYNVSIYSAVLSTRAKFEKSNYIPRPERLVLNVKDPSFYDDIDNLGDVWYVKNAISYERFDAIELVDSAQARVVLQDLQSFLGIRTYKTMKSVECLILKPGNVKPYKGLMPMDGMEYEGTSVLAVMTDLGRQFPPILDLVKSRNKIQLGNYNNLEELNEQLAVYGIVAEIGMGEQEVLVIEEVE from the coding sequence ATGAAATATATAAAACTAATGGCATTGGTGTGTTTAATGTTCATGTCAGCTCTTTTTACGAATGCGCAGTCAGTAAAAAAAATAGATTTAAGTAAAGCACTTCATATTGGAGATGATTTTGCACCGCCAAATGCTGTACAGCATATGCGTGGTGCCGATAAATCAATTGATCTAAAAAAGCTAAATGACAAAGTAGTAATCTTGGATTTCTTTGATACTTCCTGTGGCACCTGTATACATACGATGCCTAAACTCCAAAAAATTCAGGATAGATTGAAAGACAAGTTGCAGATTATTACGGTCGCTTGGCAGAACAGGGCTACTTTGGTAAAGTTTTTTGAACAAAATGAATTTCTTAAGGATAGCAAGGTGAATCTACCTGTTATCTATTCAGATTTGTATTTGAAAGAACGATTTCCTCATCAAAGTGTACCTCATGTCGTATTCCTTTTTAAAGGCAAAGTACAGGCAATAGCAGGGAGTGATTTCATAACAGATGAAAATATATTGGATTTGTACAATACAGGGTTTATTAATTTACCTTTAAAAGATGATTTTGGAAGAGGAGATCTGATGGGGCTAGATAAAAATCAGGTACAAATTAAAGGAATGAGTAAGTTATCAGGCTATCAAAACGGTGTGCCTTTTGAATCTTTTAGAAGACAAAAGGATAGTATAACAGGTTTGCAAAAGACATCTTTCTACAATGTTTCTATCTATAGTGCAGTGCTATCTACTCGGGCAAAATTTGAAAAGTCAAATTATATTCCAAGACCAGAACGGTTGGTGCTAAACGTAAAAGACCCTAGTTTTTATGATGATATTGATAACCTAGGAGATGTATGGTATGTCAAAAATGCAATTTCTTATGAGCGGTTTGACGCGATAGAATTAGTTGATTCGGCACAGGCACGTGTAGTTTTACAGGATCTGCAAAGTTTTTTAGGTATCCGCACCTATAAAACGATGAAAAGTGTAGAATGTCTGATACTTAAACCTGGGAATGTAAAGCCGTACAAAGGTTTAATGCCTATGGATGGAATGGAATATGAAGGAACGTCTGTTTTGGCTGTTATGACCGATCTGGGAAGACAATTTCCTCCTATTTTAGACCTGGTTAAAAGTAGAAATAAAATACAATTAGGTAACTATAATAATCTGGAAGAATTGAATGAACAGCTCGCTGTTTATGGTATTGTAGCAGAAATTGGAATGGGGGAGCAGGAGGTTCTGGTTATTGAAGAGGTAGAATAG
- a CDS encoding Crp/Fnr family transcriptional regulator, with protein MDRFIKHLDMHFRKDDPCRQQLLEHSKIRQCSSGQIYCREDESQPYWCYVLDGAVGAYEMNLKKPYIHWVATQGNYFTGTKHEYSFNSQALNIQFLSKGTIACIPLSTLQQMQQEHPSAHHFVSIMRQRKSDFFNKKGMIMVHDAIDRYKKLVELMPSLCYSLTNKQLGEFLYIDPKTLYLSKKRNLYDKK; from the coding sequence ATGGATCGTTTTATCAAACATTTAGATATGCATTTTAGGAAAGATGATCCCTGCCGTCAACAACTATTAGAACATTCCAAGATTAGACAATGCAGTAGTGGTCAGATCTACTGCAGGGAAGATGAAAGCCAGCCCTATTGGTGTTATGTGCTCGATGGAGCGGTAGGCGCTTACGAAATGAATCTAAAAAAACCCTATATCCATTGGGTGGCTACCCAAGGGAATTATTTTACAGGTACCAAGCACGAGTACAGTTTCAATAGCCAGGCACTGAATATTCAATTCTTGTCCAAAGGAACGATTGCCTGCATACCGCTATCCACCTTACAGCAAATGCAACAGGAGCATCCGAGCGCACATCACTTTGTCAGCATCATGCGGCAACGAAAATCTGATTTTTTTAATAAAAAGGGAATGATTATGGTTCATGATGCCATCGACCGTTATAAAAAACTAGTGGAACTTATGCCATCACTATGTTATAGCTTAACCAATAAACAGCTTGGCGAATTTCTGTATATCGACCCCAAGACATTGTACTTGAGTAAAAAAAGAAATCTTTATGATAAAAAGTAA
- a CDS encoding DUF5675 family protein, producing MESRHTLKLHRKYGVQGTNGTLTFNGEHICHTIELPDRNNIPRISCIPIGQYKLEKRRYPKQGEQIGIPHVLGREAILIHAANDAQRELLGCIAPVTTLTGEGTGTASGKALAKLKALVYSLWDMGDEVYLSIH from the coding sequence ATGGAAAGTAGGCACACGCTCAAGCTCCATCGTAAATATGGAGTTCAGGGCACCAACGGTACATTGACCTTTAACGGGGAGCATATCTGCCATACCATTGAACTGCCCGACCGCAATAATATTCCGCGCATTAGCTGTATTCCGATAGGGCAGTATAAGCTGGAGAAAAGGCGCTATCCAAAACAAGGCGAGCAGATCGGAATTCCACATGTCCTTGGCCGTGAAGCGATATTGATTCATGCCGCCAATGATGCGCAACGGGAGTTGTTGGGCTGTATAGCTCCGGTCACAACATTGACAGGGGAGGGGACTGGAACAGCAAGTGGCAAAGCTCTGGCAAAGCTCAAGGCTTTGGTCTATAGTCTCTGGGATATGGGTGATGAAGTGTATCTGAGTATTCATTAA
- a CDS encoding two-component regulator propeller domain-containing protein: protein MMRTVFAYLLLFLSFVNSSVFGQSLDFQLFKNIGLGTKASTVHCFAQDSLGILWLGSNNGLYSYDGYSLHAPTDAAVQYQTFIYSISVLNATHLAIGTGKGVLLYNYREDRYEAFPVGGPSDVRSLMLVGNKLWIGSISGLYCYDTKTKKLINYGKTLHKELDGQAIYALSAQADKILVGTYKGLYQLDPAQKMIKKLVLPDYRFGSNQFVNSIFTLSSTKNTFVGTEYGLYMYDHKSEKLSKAPVLQSHPIKSMATNDDRTLLIGTDDGLFAYQPEQQVITRTKHDSRNQYSLANNIIWSIYRDRANNIWLGTDLGISLWSSKQMEKRIPIYQFTKSSDGNRFYKVYQDQTGWYWLGGDNGLIRTKGLGRKDFESYWYRMDAPQYRLPHNRIRDIYQDRTGHLWIASDGGVNVFNAQTRQFRSFDIVDSKGTRNAKWAYNILEDKEGNLWIATYMGGIFRVNKEQLLSSSGSFVAGKNYLQSNGLLADFANQIVDNGQGEILALFYNLGISSIDPKTGKVEELKDKDGKSLSQATFMLRDSGGTIWIGQHGQLRRMDRSGRTDVMVFDPVVKGEVTAMVEVNDYIWLSTSIGVWRVHKKDLKPELLRYGHDVTAMYYDQAQDEVILGGINEVTALPAQFSHVAPTADKKIVLTAMYVNNEPFGNYNYSLRYRNEITLDYDQNNLRLEFSDLHYGNHLGHRLAYNFKDKNENWIPLERGDNKVLLSNLRSGDYHLQVTKVDLSGNVVADIYVYNIRVKYIWYASIWAKIIYVLAGLGLLIWVMNFFRVRNTLKWERRERYKVLELTRMKMDFLTAISHELKTPLSLILAPVSQLMRKTKNIENKKSLEGVHRNALKINNLIQEVMAFDKDESQNLSSTNLLTSQIDLVAYAKQITEEWQNNVTYAHLEFYFDSDIDSVFVHTDVSKLGSIINNLLSNACKYSRQEKGLIKVEIKKQDAALLLSVVDTGIGILSEDLPYVFSKFYRSSSEEINKLEGTGVGLYLVKSYCDQLGWEINLVSTYQVGTAVSLKIFMDGWDLHEDGEDRVPSDKRKLLIVEDNEELSSFLKLALESTYTCRIAKDGQEGLHLISTNAFLPDIIISDAMMPIMGGLEMVRKLRQNTVTSTIPIILLTAKNDELIQREWVAVGVDAYMAKPFDLEVLKMQLLQLLAKKDNLTVQLRLQGISQPSVASDQISPDEKLLSKVTEIIENNIDDSDFSVQRLAEETGTAAKQLYRKIKQMTGYTPVEYIRSIRIKKAALMLQQKKFTVAEVMYMVGYSNASYFSKCFQAEFGMTPKAYMEKIS, encoded by the coding sequence ATGATGCGGACAGTTTTTGCCTATTTATTGCTCTTCCTTTCTTTTGTCAATTCTTCTGTTTTTGGGCAGTCGTTGGACTTTCAGTTATTCAAGAATATAGGATTAGGAACAAAAGCGAGCACTGTTCATTGTTTTGCGCAAGATAGCCTTGGTATACTCTGGTTGGGTAGCAATAACGGATTATATAGTTATGATGGTTATTCTCTTCATGCGCCCACAGATGCTGCTGTGCAGTACCAAACATTTATCTACAGTATATCAGTCCTGAATGCGACACATCTTGCCATTGGAACCGGAAAAGGGGTTTTGTTGTACAATTATAGGGAAGATCGCTATGAAGCATTTCCAGTGGGTGGACCCTCGGATGTCAGATCGCTGATGCTGGTGGGAAACAAACTATGGATCGGCTCTATCTCGGGATTATATTGCTACGATACGAAAACGAAGAAACTGATCAATTATGGTAAAACCCTACATAAAGAGTTGGACGGCCAGGCCATTTATGCATTATCCGCTCAAGCAGACAAAATTTTAGTGGGTACTTATAAGGGTTTGTATCAGCTTGACCCTGCCCAGAAGATGATCAAGAAATTGGTGCTGCCAGATTATAGATTTGGGAGCAACCAGTTTGTAAATTCGATTTTTACCTTATCATCGACCAAGAATACTTTTGTGGGGACAGAGTATGGACTGTACATGTATGATCATAAATCTGAAAAGTTGTCTAAAGCTCCTGTACTTCAAAGTCATCCGATCAAATCTATGGCGACCAACGATGATCGGACATTGCTGATCGGTACTGATGATGGCCTATTCGCTTATCAACCCGAGCAACAAGTAATCACAAGGACTAAGCATGACTCGCGTAATCAATATTCGCTGGCCAATAATATTATTTGGAGCATCTACCGGGATCGTGCCAATAATATTTGGTTGGGTACCGACCTGGGTATCTCCCTATGGTCCAGTAAACAAATGGAAAAAAGGATCCCGATATATCAGTTTACAAAAAGTAGTGATGGCAATCGCTTTTATAAGGTCTATCAAGATCAGACAGGATGGTACTGGCTGGGTGGTGACAATGGATTGATCCGGACCAAAGGTCTGGGGCGCAAAGATTTTGAAAGCTATTGGTATCGGATGGATGCTCCACAGTACAGGTTGCCGCATAATCGGATTCGGGATATCTATCAGGATCGGACAGGTCATCTATGGATTGCTTCAGATGGTGGAGTTAATGTGTTCAATGCACAAACCCGGCAGTTCAGAAGTTTTGATATTGTCGATTCAAAAGGTACGCGTAATGCTAAATGGGCCTATAATATCTTGGAAGATAAAGAGGGTAATCTGTGGATAGCAACCTATATGGGCGGTATCTTTAGGGTAAATAAAGAGCAGCTCTTATCTTCGTCCGGTTCGTTTGTAGCCGGGAAAAATTATTTGCAATCGAACGGTTTGCTTGCAGATTTTGCCAATCAGATTGTCGACAATGGTCAGGGGGAAATACTAGCACTTTTTTATAATCTGGGTATCAGTAGTATTGATCCTAAGACTGGTAAAGTGGAAGAGCTAAAAGACAAAGATGGGAAATCATTGAGTCAAGCAACGTTTATGTTGAGAGACAGTGGCGGGACAATATGGATCGGGCAGCATGGTCAATTGAGACGGATGGATAGATCTGGTCGTACCGATGTTATGGTGTTTGATCCCGTGGTGAAAGGTGAAGTCACTGCTATGGTCGAAGTAAATGATTATATCTGGCTTTCGACCAGTATAGGAGTCTGGCGCGTGCATAAAAAAGATTTGAAACCCGAATTGTTGCGATATGGTCATGATGTTACTGCTATGTATTACGATCAAGCCCAGGATGAAGTGATTTTAGGTGGCATTAATGAAGTGACAGCTCTTCCGGCTCAATTTAGCCATGTTGCCCCTACAGCAGACAAAAAAATTGTGCTGACAGCAATGTATGTAAACAATGAACCTTTTGGTAATTACAATTATAGTTTGCGCTATAGAAATGAAATTACGCTCGATTATGATCAAAATAATTTGAGGCTAGAATTTTCGGATCTTCATTATGGCAATCATCTTGGGCATAGACTGGCCTATAATTTTAAGGATAAGAATGAAAATTGGATTCCATTGGAACGTGGGGACAATAAAGTGCTGCTTTCAAATTTACGGTCAGGTGATTATCACTTGCAGGTGACCAAGGTTGACCTATCTGGAAACGTAGTTGCAGATATCTACGTTTACAATATCCGTGTCAAATATATCTGGTATGCTTCGATATGGGCCAAAATAATCTATGTCCTGGCTGGTTTAGGTCTGCTCATTTGGGTGATGAATTTTTTCCGTGTGCGGAATACCTTAAAATGGGAAAGGCGCGAACGGTATAAGGTGTTGGAATTGACCCGTATGAAAATGGATTTTTTAACTGCCATATCCCATGAGTTGAAAACACCACTCAGTTTGATCTTGGCTCCTGTAAGCCAATTGATGCGAAAGACAAAAAATATTGAAAATAAGAAAAGCCTAGAAGGCGTACATCGGAATGCGCTTAAAATAAATAATTTGATTCAGGAAGTGATGGCATTTGATAAGGACGAAAGTCAAAATTTATCGTCCACTAATTTACTCACTTCGCAAATTGACCTTGTCGCCTATGCGAAACAGATAACTGAAGAATGGCAAAACAATGTTACTTATGCACATCTAGAGTTTTATTTTGATTCGGATATTGATAGTGTATTTGTCCATACGGATGTGTCAAAATTGGGATCGATCATCAATAACCTGCTTTCTAATGCTTGTAAATATAGCCGGCAAGAAAAGGGTTTGATCAAAGTGGAGATCAAAAAACAGGACGCGGCATTACTGCTTTCGGTTGTCGATACCGGCATAGGGATTCTTTCTGAAGATCTGCCATATGTGTTTAGTAAATTTTACCGTTCGTCATCCGAGGAGATCAATAAACTGGAAGGAACAGGGGTTGGTTTGTATTTGGTAAAAAGTTATTGTGATCAATTGGGTTGGGAAATAAATCTGGTATCGACTTATCAGGTCGGTACTGCTGTATCGCTAAAGATTTTCATGGATGGTTGGGATCTGCATGAGGATGGCGAAGACCGTGTACCGTCAGATAAACGTAAATTACTGATCGTGGAGGATAATGAAGAACTTTCTTCTTTTCTCAAATTAGCGCTCGAATCCACTTATACTTGTCGGATAGCAAAAGATGGCCAGGAAGGCCTTCATTTAATCAGCACGAATGCGTTTTTACCAGATATCATCATTTCGGACGCGATGATGCCTATCATGGGTGGTCTTGAAATGGTGAGAAAACTGCGTCAAAATACAGTGACCTCCACGATTCCTATTATCTTATTGACTGCTAAAAATGATGAGCTGATCCAGCGCGAATGGGTTGCAGTAGGAGTAGATGCTTATATGGCTAAGCCTTTTGATCTGGAAGTGCTCAAGATGCAGTTGCTACAGCTACTGGCTAAAAAAGACAACCTTACCGTACAGTTACGCCTGCAAGGGATCAGTCAGCCTAGTGTGGCCAGTGATCAGATATCACCAGATGAAAAGTTGCTGAGTAAAGTGACCGAAATTATCGAAAATAATATCGATGATTCTGACTTTTCTGTACAGCGACTTGCTGAAGAAACAGGTACTGCCGCAAAGCAACTATACCGCAAAATTAAACAGATGACGGGTTACACTCCGGTAGAATATATCCGTTCCATCCGGATCAAAAAAGCGGCTTTAATGCTGCAACAGAAAAAGTTTACTGTGGCAGAAGTGATGTATATGGTCGGCTACTCCAATGCTTCTTATTTTTCCAAATGTTTTCAGGCCGAGTTTGGGATGACACCAAAGGCTTATATGGAAAAGATTTCTTAA